Proteins co-encoded in one Cupriavidus taiwanensis genomic window:
- the ispH gene encoding 4-hydroxy-3-methylbut-2-enyl diphosphate reductase produces MQVILAQPRGFCAGVVRAIEIVDRALVKHGAPVFVRHEIVHNKHVVQGLKDKGARFVEELDEVPAGAVTIFSAHGVSREVVADARQRQLHAIDATCPLVIKVHTQGRQYAASGRTVILIGHAGHPEVEGTMGQIPGKVILVQNEADVGKLDLPDDTPVAYVTQTTLSVDDTRNIIAALGRRFSNLVGPDTRDICYATQNRQSAVRDLCKLADVILVIGATNSSNSNRLREIGTESGVPSYLIAEGSELDPSWVRDANVVGITAGASAPEAMVEDVIAALRRLGPVEVSTMAGREEHAEFRLPAELADAKPPAAPAEAGTEAAPASANENIAG; encoded by the coding sequence ATGCAGGTGATTCTTGCTCAGCCCCGGGGCTTCTGTGCCGGCGTGGTGCGCGCGATCGAGATCGTCGACCGCGCCCTCGTGAAGCATGGTGCGCCGGTGTTCGTGCGGCATGAAATCGTGCATAACAAGCACGTCGTGCAGGGACTGAAGGACAAGGGCGCGCGTTTCGTCGAGGAGCTGGACGAAGTGCCGGCCGGCGCGGTGACCATCTTCAGCGCGCACGGGGTGTCGCGCGAAGTCGTCGCCGATGCCCGCCAGCGCCAGCTGCATGCCATTGACGCCACCTGCCCGCTGGTGATCAAGGTCCACACCCAGGGCCGCCAGTACGCCGCCAGCGGCCGCACCGTGATCCTGATCGGCCATGCCGGCCACCCCGAAGTCGAAGGCACCATGGGCCAGATTCCCGGCAAGGTGATCCTGGTGCAGAACGAGGCCGACGTCGGCAAGCTCGACCTGCCCGACGACACCCCGGTCGCCTACGTCACCCAGACCACGCTGAGCGTGGACGACACCCGCAACATCATCGCCGCGCTCGGACGGCGCTTCAGCAACCTGGTCGGCCCCGATACCCGCGACATCTGCTACGCCACGCAGAACCGCCAGAGCGCAGTGCGCGACCTGTGCAAGCTGGCCGACGTGATCCTGGTGATCGGCGCGACCAACAGTTCCAATTCCAACCGCCTGCGCGAGATCGGCACCGAAAGCGGCGTGCCCAGCTACCTGATCGCCGAAGGCAGCGAGCTCGACCCCTCCTGGGTGCGCGACGCCAACGTGGTCGGCATCACCGCGGGCGCCTCGGCCCCCGAGGCCATGGTCGAAGACGTGATCGCCGCGCTGCGCCGGCTGGGGCCGGTCGAGGTCAGCACCATGGCCGGGCGCGAAGAGCATGCCGAGTTCAGGCTGCCGGCCGAACTCGCCGACGCGAAGCCGCCGGCGGCACCGGCCGAGGCCGGCACGGAGGCCGCGCCGGCTTCCGCCAACGAGAACATTGCAGGCTGA
- the hpnA gene encoding hopanoid-associated sugar epimerase, whose product MSKNDDVLVTGAAGFLGSAVARQALARGWRVRVLVRPQSPRTNLAGLPVTLVQGDMRDAAAVAAALQGVRYLFHVAADYRLWARDPEDIVRTNVDGTLTVMEAAQRAGVERVVYTSSVATLRVAGAQSPVDETAALRPHEAIGAYKRSKVLAERVVEQRVAGHGLPAVIVNPSTPIGPRDVRPTPTGRIIVEAATGKIPAFVDTGLNLAHVEDVANGHFLALERGRTGERYILGGQDVMLQQMLRDIAQLCGRRAPTLQLPRWPLYPLAYGAEAAARLTGKEPFLTVDGLNMSRYRMFFTSDKARKELGYQPRPYQEGLRDALAWFRAHGYLGHS is encoded by the coding sequence ATGAGCAAAAACGATGACGTGCTGGTGACCGGTGCAGCGGGTTTCCTGGGCTCGGCGGTGGCGCGCCAGGCGCTGGCGCGCGGCTGGCGGGTGCGCGTGCTGGTGCGCCCGCAGAGCCCCCGCACCAATCTTGCCGGGCTGCCGGTGACCCTGGTCCAGGGCGACATGCGCGATGCCGCCGCGGTGGCCGCGGCGCTGCAGGGCGTGCGTTACCTGTTCCATGTCGCTGCCGACTACCGGCTGTGGGCGCGCGATCCGGAAGACATCGTGCGCACCAACGTCGACGGCACGCTGACGGTGATGGAGGCCGCGCAGCGGGCCGGGGTCGAGCGCGTGGTCTATACCAGCAGCGTGGCGACGCTGCGCGTCGCCGGCGCGCAGTCACCGGTGGACGAGACCGCGGCGCTGCGCCCGCACGAGGCCATCGGCGCCTACAAGCGCAGCAAGGTGCTGGCCGAACGCGTGGTCGAACAACGGGTGGCCGGGCACGGCCTGCCGGCGGTGATCGTCAACCCGTCCACCCCCATTGGCCCGCGCGACGTGCGGCCCACGCCGACCGGCCGCATCATCGTCGAGGCCGCCACCGGCAAGATCCCGGCCTTTGTCGATACCGGGCTGAACCTCGCCCACGTCGAAGACGTCGCCAACGGGCATTTCCTGGCGCTGGAACGCGGCCGCACCGGCGAGCGCTATATCCTGGGCGGCCAGGACGTGATGCTGCAGCAGATGCTGCGCGATATCGCCCAGCTGTGCGGCCGGCGCGCGCCGACCCTGCAGCTGCCGCGCTGGCCGCTGTATCCGCTGGCCTACGGCGCGGAAGCGGCGGCGCGGCTGACCGGCAAGGAGCCGTTCCTGACGGTCGATGGACTCAATATGTCCCGCTACCGGATGTTCTTTACCTCGGACAAGGCCCGCAAGGAACTGGGGTATCAGCCGCGCCCGTACCAGGAGGGGCTGCGCGATGCGCTGGCATGGTTCCGCGCGCACGGTTACCTGGGCCACTCCTGA